A section of the Ornithodoros turicata isolate Travis unplaced genomic scaffold, ASM3712646v1 Chromosome68, whole genome shotgun sequence genome encodes:
- the LOC135374517 gene encoding uncharacterized protein LOC135374517 encodes MATNDDACTSCTPKRRKVYLDADSPLSVPVSTLRRRLAREERYISASRLRSDEHEDIPIVLSESGEGISTTSSTHAEEAPLNEEARNEDETESVSFTEHDDEDDVEPVGGLPEDISQEEIFTTCLDEFGTERLPHSTTTKAGAVAMLMSIVVSNGLTWKALGDLIGFVNMLFEPEPNVLPRSKYLFRKLWSRKTKEHAKFYELCATCDSILGENNQPGKNCEVCGEERKANGDSPSLVMFSMQKQLRYVVEKNEDELHTNITRNMTSGSNPAIISDMTSSAGYLALKDSVGLCHGDLTLTINTDGSPLFESSNTSVWPIQFVLNELPPRTRFKNCTLAGLWIAKRHPDMSVFLAKFVEEVNQMGPLLWEQDGHHYTSRMVVVCCAVDAPARAAVLNMKQHNGYSSCTWCLITCEYVDNCVRYISSHPVEDRTSALVV; translated from the exons ATGGCAACCAACGACGACGCATGTACATCTTGTACACCGAAGCGTCGGAAGGTGTACCTGGATGCCGACTCCCCTTTGTCAGTACCAGTGTCAACGTTACGTCGCAGGCTTGCCCGCGAGGAAAGGTACATTTCCGCAAGTCGGTTGCGCAGTGACGAACACGAAGACATTCCAATCGTATTGAGCGAAAGCGGTGAAGGCATATCGACAACGTCTTCCACACATGCCGAGGAAGCCCCACTTAACGAAGAGGCCCGAAATGAGGATGAAACAGAGAGCGTTAGTTTCACCGAACACGACGACGAGGACGATGTGGAGCCTGTGGGAGGATTGCCCGAAGATATTTCCCAAGAAGAAATTTTCACAACATGCCTTGACGAGTTTGGCACAGAGAGGCTGCCACATTCAACAACTACGAAAGCGGGAGCTGTTGCGATGCTCATGTCTATCGTTGTATCCAACGGCCTTACGTGGAAAGCGTTAGGCGATCTCATTGGATTCGTTAACATGCTGTTCGAACCGGAACCAAACGTCCTGCCACGAAGCAAATATCTATTTCGGAAGCTGTGGTCGCGAAAAACCAAGGAACATGCTAAGTTCTATGAGCTGTGCGCGACGTGTGACTCCATCTTGGGCGAAAACAACCAACCAGGCAAGAACTGTGAAGTTTgtggagaagaaagaaaagccaATGGTGACAGCCCATCGCTTGTGATGTTTAGTATGCAGAAACAGCTGAGATATGTTGTGGAAAAGAACGAGGACGAACTGCACACAAACATCACCAGAAATATGACATCCGGTTCAAACCCCGCCATCATAAGTGACATGACGTCTTCCGCAGGATACCTAGCTTTGAAGGACTCAGTTGGGCTATGTCATGGCGATTTGACTTTGACAATAAACACCGATGGGTCGCCACTTTTTGAATCGTCCAACACCTCCGTGTGGCCGATTCAGTTTGTTCTAAATGAGCTACCACCTCGCACTCGCTTCAAAAACTGTACTCTTGCTGGGCTCTGGATCGCGAAAAGACATCCAGATATGTCTGTCTTCCTGGCAAAGTTTGTAGAGGAAGTCAACCAAATGGGTCCACTTCTTTGGGAGCAGGATGGGCACCACTACACATCACGGATGGTCGTGGTTTGCTGCGCAGTTGACGCACCAGCACGGGCAGCTGTACTCAACATGAAACAGCATAATGGATACAGTTCCTGTACCTGGTGCCTCATAACGTGTGAATATGTTGACA ATTGTGTGCGCTACATAAGCAGTCACCCCGTGGAAGATAGGACGTCTGCATTGGTAGTTTGA